A stretch of the Janthinobacterium sp. B9-8 genome encodes the following:
- a CDS encoding head maturation protease, ClpP-related produces the protein MKNNAPRLMNSAASAGDGSGSSWYSIRNAAEGKPDAPIEVFLYDQIGDWGIRAADFIRDLNAVDDGKRPVVVAINSIGGDVWDGLAIHNVLRRMGERVTARIDGLAASIASVIAMGAHKVVMPDNAMLMIHNPATVAMGESGDLRAVADFMDQAKQCLIACYRVKASGVDVETLSKMMNETTWLTAQESLALGFADEIAPTVNMQASAAMTAAVGRIGNAPVALMAALKDSAEIVPPDLPPEPAPVIQPVDTVAMAALAAELCNSAQLPSVAVMRVVAVSALANEQAVRSSVNEAIAIRDMTLTAKLPEMAASLIAAGISIDAARERLFNKLVTAAGEELDATPPDETPAKPVNSGPNAHSIYAQRRSPAVNPITIRGLS, from the coding sequence ATGAAAAATAACGCTCCGCGGCTGATGAATAGTGCCGCATCTGCGGGTGATGGCAGTGGCAGCAGCTGGTACAGCATTCGCAATGCGGCGGAAGGCAAGCCCGATGCACCGATCGAAGTGTTTTTATACGACCAGATCGGTGACTGGGGCATTCGTGCTGCTGATTTTATCCGTGATCTGAATGCGGTCGATGATGGCAAGCGGCCGGTGGTGGTGGCGATTAACAGCATCGGTGGCGATGTATGGGATGGTCTTGCCATTCATAACGTGCTGCGCCGCATGGGTGAGCGCGTTACGGCTCGTATTGATGGCCTTGCCGCCAGTATTGCCAGTGTAATTGCAATGGGCGCTCATAAAGTGGTGATGCCAGACAACGCCATGCTGATGATCCATAACCCAGCAACGGTGGCGATGGGGGAATCGGGTGATTTGCGGGCGGTGGCTGATTTTATGGATCAGGCCAAGCAATGCCTGATTGCTTGCTACCGTGTGAAAGCCAGTGGGGTGGATGTTGAAACGCTGTCCAAAATGATGAATGAAACCACATGGTTGACCGCGCAGGAGTCGCTTGCGCTGGGCTTTGCTGATGAGATTGCACCGACCGTCAATATGCAGGCCAGTGCAGCAATGACTGCGGCGGTGGGCCGGATCGGTAATGCGCCGGTGGCATTGATGGCTGCGCTAAAGGATTCGGCAGAGATCGTGCCGCCTGATTTACCCCCTGAGCCCGCGCCGGTGATTCAACCGGTTGATACCGTGGCCATGGCTGCACTGGCGGCTGAGTTATGTAATAGCGCTCAATTGCCCAGTGTCGCCGTGATGCGGGTGGTGGCTGTTTCGGCGCTGGCCAACGAGCAGGCGGTACGGAGCAGCGTGAATGAAGCGATCGCCATTCGCGATATGACGCTGACGGCCAAGTTGCCAGAAATGGCGGCCAGTCTGATTGCCGCAGGGATCAGCATCGATGCGGCGCGGGAGCGCTTATTTAACAAATTGGTGACGGCGGCGGGGGAAGAGCTGGATGCGACTCCACCTGATGAAACACCCGCCAAACCGGTGAACAGTGGCCCGAATGCCCACAGTATTTATGCACAGCGCCGCTCTCCGGCGGTTAATCCCATCACGATCCGAGGTTTATCATGA
- a CDS encoding major capsid protein has product MASIDIFNDGAFSMSTLTAAINSMPHVPGRIGTLGLFEEEGITTTTVQIEKDGDTLALVSAGERGAPGQVVGGTKRQLIPFNTIHLPQRSSIRADEVQGLRSFGSETEMESVQNLVSKRLAKHRRQLDATIEFHRIGAIKGVILDADGKTPLLNLYDRFGIKQVVITMDLAKPDMHLRSKCLEIHEAIEDALGALTHTGVRVFCGKNFWAALLSNDSFEATYLNSELAAALRGEPREVIEFGGCVFERYRGKVGGKAFVGDDEAYAVPEGVTELFVTRFAPADHIETVNTNGLPYYTSQETMLHGKGIDMESQSNPLNLCTRPGAVIKLKV; this is encoded by the coding sequence ATGGCTAGCATCGATATTTTTAACGACGGCGCATTTTCTATGTCCACACTGACCGCGGCAATTAATAGCATGCCGCATGTGCCTGGGCGTATCGGGACGCTGGGTCTGTTTGAAGAAGAAGGCATCACTACGACCACGGTGCAGATTGAAAAAGACGGCGATACGCTGGCGCTGGTGTCAGCCGGTGAGCGCGGCGCACCTGGGCAAGTGGTTGGCGGAACCAAGCGTCAGCTGATCCCGTTTAATACGATTCACCTGCCACAGCGCTCCAGTATTCGTGCTGATGAGGTGCAAGGCTTGCGCTCATTTGGTAGCGAGACCGAAATGGAATCGGTGCAAAACCTTGTCTCCAAGCGCCTAGCTAAACATCGCCGCCAGTTGGATGCCACGATTGAGTTTCACCGCATTGGCGCTATCAAGGGTGTGATTCTGGATGCGGATGGCAAGACGCCGCTGCTTAATTTATATGACCGGTTTGGTATTAAACAGGTCGTGATTACGATGGATCTGGCTAAGCCGGATATGCATTTACGCAGTAAGTGCCTTGAAATTCATGAGGCGATCGAGGATGCGCTTGGTGCCCTGACGCATACAGGGGTGCGGGTGTTTTGCGGTAAAAATTTCTGGGCTGCATTGCTCTCCAATGATTCGTTTGAAGCCACTTATTTAAACAGTGAGCTGGCTGCCGCATTGCGTGGCGAGCCGCGGGAAGTGATTGAGTTTGGCGGCTGCGTCTTTGAGCGTTATCGCGGCAAAGTAGGTGGTAAGGCCTTTGTCGGTGATGACGAAGCCTATGCCGTACCGGAAGGTGTAACTGAGCTATTTGTAACGCGCTTTGCGCCAGCTGATCATATCGAAACCGTGAACACCAATGGCCTGCCGTATTACACCTCACAAGAAACCATGCTCCACGGCAAGGGCATTGATATGGAATCACAATCTAATCCACTCAATCTCTGCACTCGGCCCGGTGCGGTGATCAAACTCAAGGTGTAA
- a CDS encoding baseplate assembly protein, translating into MIDLSQLPPPQLLETLDFEAIYARKLAQFKAIYPDWSAVLESDPVVKLLELSAYQELMLRAWVNDAAVSTMLAYARGTDLDNKAADYGVSRLLMTPANPDAEPPLEAVYEEDERLRYRCQMALEGLSVAGSRGAYLFHSLSASAQIADVSIDAPVFMAVAISDELRHQLPADSLVLACTYDAGLLLPLPGDVSVTVLPHAPDIDGSVLTAAVQTALSADDVRPLTDRPRVQPGSRIGFKVAAQIELENGPASQSVLAEAKDRLEIALKSARKLGGTLSRSAIFAALHIAGVRRVTLAEPGADITCDARHFPQCEGITLEAI; encoded by the coding sequence ATGATCGATTTAAGCCAACTCCCGCCGCCACAGTTGCTGGAAACGCTAGATTTTGAGGCGATCTATGCCCGTAAGCTGGCGCAGTTTAAGGCGATTTATCCCGATTGGAGCGCGGTGCTAGAAAGCGACCCAGTAGTAAAACTGCTGGAATTATCGGCCTATCAGGAGCTGATGCTGCGGGCCTGGGTGAATGATGCGGCTGTGTCCACCATGCTGGCGTATGCGCGGGGCACCGATTTGGACAATAAGGCCGCCGATTATGGCGTTAGCCGGCTGTTGATGACGCCCGCCAATCCGGATGCAGAGCCGCCACTTGAGGCTGTTTATGAAGAAGATGAGCGTCTGCGTTATCGCTGCCAGATGGCGCTGGAAGGTTTATCGGTGGCCGGTTCACGCGGAGCTTATTTATTTCATAGTTTGAGCGCGTCGGCACAGATTGCGGATGTGTCCATTGATGCCCCCGTGTTTATGGCGGTAGCGATCAGTGATGAGCTGCGCCATCAGTTGCCAGCGGATAGCCTTGTTTTGGCTTGTACTTATGATGCGGGTTTGTTGTTGCCTTTACCGGGGGATGTTTCGGTCACGGTTTTACCACATGCACCCGATATTGATGGTTCTGTTTTAACGGCCGCCGTGCAAACCGCACTCTCTGCTGATGATGTAAGGCCGCTGACTGACCGGCCCAGAGTACAGCCAGGCAGCAGGATCGGGTTTAAGGTGGCGGCACAGATTGAGCTGGAAAATGGCCCTGCATCACAGTCTGTGCTGGCAGAGGCAAAAGACAGGCTGGAAATCGCGCTGAAGAGCGCCAGAAAACTGGGCGGTACTTTGTCACGCTCGGCCATTTTTGCTGCCTTGCATATTGCTGGGGTTCGCCGTGTCACGCTGGCTGAGCCGGGGGCTGATATCACTTGTGACGCACGGCATTTTCCTCAGTGTGAGGGCATTACGCTGGAGGCGATATGA
- a CDS encoding GPW/gp25 family protein, with amino-acid sequence MMGMDRTTGQLMSGSAHLAQSIADILTTPLGSRRERPEYGSHLPRMVDLPVNAGWIAAAQAEIARNLVRWEPRIKVSKVTIISVIDGRVNMKISGIYLGDSMLLEVTA; translated from the coding sequence ATGATGGGCATGGATCGCACAACAGGGCAGCTCATGTCTGGCTCTGCTCATCTGGCTCAATCCATTGCCGATATTTTGACCACGCCCTTGGGCAGCCGCAGGGAGCGGCCAGAATATGGCAGCCATTTACCACGCATGGTGGATTTGCCGGTCAATGCGGGCTGGATTGCAGCGGCGCAAGCGGAGATCGCCCGCAATCTAGTGCGCTGGGAGCCGCGGATTAAAGTCAGCAAGGTCACGATTATTTCTGTGATTGATGGCAGGGTGAATATGAAAATTTCAGGGATTTATCTGGGCGACAGCATGTTGCTGGAGGTGACCGCATGA
- a CDS encoding phage baseplate assembly protein V, translating into MRYEISELDRMLSGLLIPGVVSAVDAGKARVRIASDGWVSSWIPWLGLAAGKARHWRLPSVGEQALMLNPSGEPDNGFALVGFYTDALGHDGRANVVAWQMPDGCKIEYDFTAGAALINGCKAVTVNAAESVTVKATTITLDADNVIVTQNLTVGAAINHLANGGAKASFGGAIEAKGDVSAGDISLMKHAHREQGDGQMTSEAV; encoded by the coding sequence ATGCGTTATGAGATATCAGAATTAGACCGCATGTTGTCTGGCTTGCTGATTCCTGGCGTGGTATCTGCTGTTGATGCGGGCAAGGCCAGAGTGCGAATCGCCTCAGATGGTTGGGTATCAAGTTGGATTCCTTGGCTGGGTTTAGCTGCGGGTAAAGCACGGCACTGGCGCCTGCCTTCGGTGGGCGAGCAAGCATTAATGCTGAATCCATCCGGGGAGCCAGACAATGGTTTTGCGCTGGTGGGTTTTTACACCGATGCGCTGGGCCATGACGGGCGAGCCAATGTGGTGGCGTGGCAGATGCCCGATGGTTGCAAAATAGAGTATGACTTCACCGCTGGCGCCGCCCTGATCAATGGCTGTAAAGCCGTGACTGTGAATGCGGCAGAGAGCGTCACGGTTAAAGCCACCACCATTACCCTTGATGCCGATAATGTCATCGTGACCCAGAATTTGACGGTAGGCGCGGCTATTAATCATCTGGCTAATGGCGGCGCGAAAGCCAGCTTTGGTGGTGCAATTGAAGCCAAAGGCGACGTGAGCGCGGGAGATATTAGCCTGATGAAACACGCACACAGGGAGCAGGGCGATGGGCAGATGACGAGTGAGGCGGTTTGA
- a CDS encoding phage tail protein I, whose protein sequence is MSLLPPNATSLELALSSACCSELDPSPIACLGAAKFCPVPFLPLLAWGASVEGWELAITEQMQRDLIANSLPTHRIKGTVGAVKGALAALNINVDLIEWWQTSPKGSPHSFSLMAWANENRDGGAPLSPETYQQIKTLVDELKPVRSYYELITGSQFNQSLALASRADLTTLSRFGADIKAAPLAFTQEMALASASCFFTLTRIAMEIQ, encoded by the coding sequence ATGAGCTTACTGCCTCCCAATGCCACATCGCTTGAGCTGGCCTTATCAAGTGCTTGTTGTTCAGAGCTGGACCCCTCACCCATTGCCTGCCTGGGGGCGGCTAAATTCTGCCCCGTGCCCTTTTTGCCCTTACTTGCATGGGGGGCATCTGTTGAAGGGTGGGAGCTGGCCATTACCGAACAAATGCAGCGTGATTTGATTGCTAATTCGCTGCCAACGCATCGGATTAAGGGCACCGTCGGCGCGGTTAAAGGGGCGCTGGCGGCGCTTAATATCAATGTGGATTTGATCGAGTGGTGGCAAACATCGCCCAAAGGGAGTCCGCATAGTTTTTCGCTCATGGCCTGGGCCAATGAGAATCGTGATGGTGGTGCGCCGCTGAGCCCAGAAACATATCAGCAAATTAAAACACTGGTCGATGAGCTTAAGCCTGTTCGTAGTTATTACGAGCTGATCACGGGGTCACAATTTAATCAGTCGCTGGCCTTGGCCAGCAGGGCCGATCTCACAACCCTCAGCCGTTTTGGCGCTGATATTAAGGCGGCGCCGCTCGCTTTTACGCAGGAAATGGCGCTTGCCAGTGCCTCCTGTTTTTTTACCCTGACTCGCATCGCGATGGAGATTCAATGA
- a CDS encoding phage major tail tube protein, translated as MIPQVLTNLNMFLDGRGFAARVMEITLPKLKRKTDAYRAGGMDAEVDMPMGLEKLECGFTLAGVSPEALTFFGIADSTLFAGNFRGAFTDQKGAVMAVIVTWRGLLTEVDSGSWKPGDKSETKYSASLSYYKLEVDNRVIFEIDPVNAIRIINGNDELAAERAAIGL; from the coding sequence ATGATTCCTCAAGTTCTTACCAATTTAAATATGTTTCTCGATGGCCGTGGCTTTGCCGCCAGGGTGATGGAAATTACGCTGCCCAAGTTAAAACGCAAAACAGATGCCTATCGGGCCGGTGGGATGGATGCCGAAGTCGATATGCCCATGGGACTGGAAAAACTGGAGTGCGGTTTTACGCTGGCCGGCGTCAGCCCAGAAGCGCTGACTTTCTTCGGGATTGCTGACAGCACCTTGTTTGCCGGCAATTTTCGGGGGGCATTCACGGATCAGAAAGGCGCAGTGATGGCGGTGATCGTGACTTGGCGAGGCCTGCTGACCGAAGTGGATTCCGGTAGCTGGAAGCCGGGGGACAAAAGCGAAACCAAGTACAGCGCCAGCCTGAGCTATTACAAGCTGGAAGTGGATAACCGGGTGATCTTTGAAATTGATCCGGTCAACGCAATCCGCATTATCAATGGCAATGACGAGCTGGCCGCAGAGCGCGCCGCAATCGGCCTTTAA
- a CDS encoding head decoration protein, producing the protein MNVITQKARAGQYLLSTVGTLSADLAQLAAGPALPSGQILSFDDKTLLYSAYAAPAEGSKAVVKASAILYAPAGAREAPLQVTITARLAEVSAAELTGLDAQVTAQLAELNIIVR; encoded by the coding sequence ATGAACGTCATTACTCAAAAGGCCCGCGCGGGTCAGTATTTACTGTCAACCGTGGGTACGCTGAGCGCCGATCTGGCGCAACTGGCCGCTGGGCCTGCTTTGCCTTCTGGGCAGATTCTCTCTTTTGATGACAAAACACTGCTCTATTCGGCCTATGCCGCACCGGCTGAAGGCAGTAAGGCGGTGGTTAAAGCCAGCGCCATTTTGTATGCGCCGGCAGGAGCGCGCGAAGCGCCTTTGCAAGTGACGATCACGGCCCGGCTGGCCGAGGTCAGTGCGGCTGAATTGACCGGTTTAGATGCGCAGGTCACGGCGCAACTGGCTGAACTGAACATTATCGTCCGCTAA
- a CDS encoding phage portal protein, producing MAYSALASKGFILPARLKNSYDGAGQGRRAANWQPGGNGPVSTGSAGLQTLRNRSRAAVRNDPYAATALDKLGSNHIGTGIVPMPKHSDATIRRELQDLWGDWCEESDADGQLDFYGQQLLAARSMFESGECFVRLRPRSLKEGLAVPLQIQILEPEFIPHDKNGKAPNGNDIRQGIEFNQTGQRIAYWMYRSHPGERGQGVYNDLIRIEASQILHIFEPTRPGQLRGVPHLAPVLLRMKTLDEFDDAVLFRQEVANLFAGFISKPSPEGAMFPGMQTTETQGFSMVGLEPGTMQELEPGEEVAFSKPPDAGNNYDEFMRQQLAAVAAGIGLPYELLSGDLRNISDRVMRVILNEFRRRVEQRQHGVFVHQLCRPTRNAWMDMAVLSGAIVLPGYANNPRVYRRTNWVPQGWPYLHPVQDVQADQKLVRAGFTSRSAVILKRGEDPETIDREIEEDNARADRMNLHFDSDARLVEAADGSPKENDEDEK from the coding sequence ATGGCTTATTCAGCACTGGCTTCTAAGGGGTTTATCTTGCCGGCGCGTTTAAAAAACAGTTATGACGGCGCAGGGCAAGGGCGCCGGGCGGCCAACTGGCAACCCGGCGGCAACGGTCCGGTCAGCACCGGCAGTGCTGGTTTACAAACACTGCGAAATCGCAGCAGGGCGGCGGTTCGTAATGATCCTTACGCCGCCACGGCACTGGATAAGCTGGGCAGTAATCATATCGGCACTGGCATTGTGCCGATGCCTAAGCATTCAGACGCGACTATTCGCCGTGAATTACAGGATTTATGGGGCGATTGGTGCGAGGAATCGGATGCTGACGGCCAGCTGGATTTTTATGGCCAGCAGCTGTTGGCGGCCCGCTCGATGTTTGAGTCTGGCGAGTGTTTTGTGCGCCTGCGGCCGCGTAGCCTGAAAGAAGGATTGGCCGTGCCTTTGCAGATCCAGATTTTGGAACCGGAGTTTATCCCGCATGACAAAAATGGCAAGGCGCCCAATGGCAACGATATTCGGCAAGGGATTGAATTTAATCAAACTGGCCAGCGTATTGCCTATTGGATGTATCGCAGCCATCCAGGCGAGCGGGGTCAGGGTGTTTATAACGATCTGATCCGCATCGAGGCCAGTCAGATTCTGCATATCTTTGAACCCACCCGACCGGGGCAGCTGCGGGGTGTGCCGCATCTGGCACCCGTTTTGCTGCGCATGAAAACGCTGGATGAATTCGATGATGCAGTGTTGTTCCGGCAAGAGGTGGCCAATCTGTTTGCTGGTTTTATCAGCAAGCCCAGTCCGGAAGGCGCAATGTTCCCCGGGATGCAGACCACTGAAACGCAGGGCTTTTCGATGGTGGGTTTAGAGCCCGGCACGATGCAGGAGCTGGAGCCGGGCGAAGAGGTGGCGTTTTCTAAACCGCCGGATGCTGGCAATAACTATGACGAATTTATGCGCCAGCAACTGGCTGCGGTCGCGGCTGGGATTGGCTTGCCTTATGAGCTGCTCTCCGGCGACTTACGCAATATCAGTGACCGAGTGATGCGCGTCATTTTGAATGAATTTCGCCGAAGGGTGGAGCAACGGCAGCACGGTGTTTTTGTGCATCAGTTGTGCAGGCCCACTCGTAATGCCTGGATGGATATGGCGGTGCTGTCGGGGGCGATTGTGTTGCCGGGCTATGCCAATAATCCGCGTGTTTATCGCCGGACTAATTGGGTGCCGCAAGGCTGGCCGTATCTGCACCCGGTACAGGATGTGCAGGCCGATCAAAAACTGGTGCGGGCTGGGTTTACCAGTCGCTCTGCCGTCATTCTTAAACGCGGTGAAGACCCTGAAACGATCGATCGTGAGATCGAAGAAGACAACGCCCGGGCAGACCGGATGAATCTGCATTTTGATTCTGATGCCCGCCTTGTCGAGGCAGCAGACGGATCTCCAAAGGAAAATGATGAAGATGAAAAATAA
- a CDS encoding phage tail sheath subtilisin-like domain-containing protein, whose protein sequence is MAGTGGFFHGVTVTLVDTGPRVIALPSSSIIGIVDTFTPGAGLAAADTPILITNLREGVAQFGEESAMAKRLKEIYAQAAAVVVAVGVSQTAETPAQLTSAIIGGVDAKGKRTGLQALLDAKSKTNQSPRLIVAPGHSSSAAVASAMVSLADKLRAIAIIDGPNTDDEAALAFVKNLGSKRSYVVDPGLRVWDSKLSAEADAPASAATAGLFARQDASVGFWASPSNTEFSEVLGTKRPIEYLYGDATCRANLLNEAHITTIIREGGFRLWGNRTLSADPKWSFVTRVRTVDMVMDAILKGHQWAVDRGITKTYVKDVTDGLDAFMRDLKALGAVINFEVFPDPDKNTASAIEQGRIYWTIRFTDVPPAENPVFQVEVTNQWITEVLDFGR, encoded by the coding sequence ATGGCCGGAACAGGTGGTTTTTTCCATGGCGTGACGGTTACGCTGGTGGATACAGGGCCGCGCGTCATTGCGCTGCCGTCTTCATCGATTATTGGCATTGTCGATACATTTACACCGGGTGCGGGTTTGGCTGCGGCAGATACCCCCATTTTGATTACCAATTTACGGGAAGGCGTAGCGCAGTTTGGCGAAGAGAGCGCCATGGCTAAGCGTCTCAAAGAAATCTACGCCCAGGCTGCTGCCGTAGTGGTAGCGGTTGGCGTCAGCCAAACCGCTGAAACGCCGGCACAGCTGACCAGCGCCATTATTGGTGGCGTTGATGCCAAGGGTAAGCGCACCGGTTTACAGGCTTTGCTGGATGCAAAATCTAAAACCAATCAATCCCCGCGGCTGATTGTGGCGCCGGGCCACAGCAGCAGTGCGGCCGTGGCCTCTGCCATGGTTTCACTGGCCGATAAGCTGCGGGCGATCGCCATCATTGACGGCCCCAATACCGACGATGAAGCGGCGCTGGCGTTTGTTAAAAATCTGGGCAGCAAGCGCTCCTATGTGGTGGATCCGGGCCTGCGGGTTTGGGATAGCAAGCTGAGCGCCGAAGCCGATGCACCCGCATCGGCGGCCACTGCGGGTTTGTTTGCCCGTCAGGATGCCAGTGTCGGTTTCTGGGCCAGCCCGTCTAATACCGAATTCAGCGAAGTGCTGGGGACCAAGCGCCCGATTGAATATCTTTATGGCGATGCCACCTGCCGCGCCAATCTGCTGAATGAAGCGCATATCACCACCATTATTCGCGAAGGCGGCTTTCGCCTCTGGGGTAACCGTACCTTGTCGGCGGATCCAAAGTGGAGCTTTGTCACCCGGGTGCGCACCGTGGATATGGTGATGGATGCAATTCTCAAAGGCCATCAATGGGCGGTGGATCGCGGAATTACCAAAACCTATGTCAAAGATGTGACTGATGGCTTGGATGCTTTTATGCGCGACCTTAAAGCGCTGGGGGCGGTGATTAATTTTGAAGTGTTTCCGGACCCGGATAAAAACACCGCCAGCGCAATCGAGCAGGGACGTATTTATTGGACCATCCGCTTTACCGATGTACCGCCCGCTGAAAACCCTGTCTTCCAGGTGGAAGTGACCAATCAATGGATCACCGAAGTCCTCGACTTCGGCCGCTAA
- a CDS encoding head-tail joining protein, with translation MFRDLIAEMDTAVFDSLGDQALIDGQPAQGMFAAPWLQPMIGKLNTGLREPHFVVRDERAHGVIKNSRVSVAGQGEYSVVNLEPDGSGLTVLVLRGIYD, from the coding sequence ATGTTTCGCGATCTGATTGCAGAAATGGATACGGCTGTTTTTGATTCGCTGGGAGACCAAGCGCTGATTGACGGGCAGCCGGCGCAAGGCATGTTTGCTGCGCCTTGGCTGCAGCCCATGATCGGCAAATTAAATACCGGCCTGCGCGAGCCGCATTTTGTGGTGCGAGACGAGCGAGCCCATGGCGTGATTAAAAACAGCCGTGTCAGTGTGGCGGGACAGGGGGAATACAGCGTCGTGAATCTGGAGCCTGATGGCAGCGGGCTGACGGTACTGGTGCTAAGGGGGATTTATGATTGA
- a CDS encoding phage tail-collar fiber domain-containing protein, translated as MSALIPLMTDAGLAACFNASSTGLDIKIAAIAVGDAAYRPDRTQIALKNERARRTLTGGEKVGPTQIHVNTLLDSNEDFWIREVGFISDTGILIAVWSHPDTPLVYNKAGQKHLLAYDLALSAVPADSINIISMNAPINLMLAKELTQFAAGLIRTQHMLIQTKL; from the coding sequence ATGAGTGCGCTTATTCCGCTGATGACGGATGCGGGGCTGGCTGCTTGTTTTAATGCCAGCAGCACCGGCCTTGATATAAAGATCGCGGCCATTGCCGTGGGCGATGCTGCTTATCGCCCTGACCGCACACAAATAGCCTTAAAAAACGAACGTGCCCGCCGCACGCTCACAGGGGGCGAGAAAGTCGGCCCGACGCAAATTCATGTCAACACCCTGCTCGACAGCAACGAGGACTTCTGGATTCGAGAGGTGGGGTTTATTTCGGATACGGGTATTTTGATCGCGGTATGGAGCCATCCGGATACCCCTTTGGTTTACAACAAAGCAGGGCAAAAGCACCTGCTTGCTTATGACTTAGCGCTGAGTGCTGTGCCGGCGGACAGTATCAATATTATTTCAATGAATGCGCCAATCAATCTGATGCTGGCTAAAGAACTAACCCAATTTGCCGCTGGGCTAATTCGAACCCAGCACATGCTTATTCAAACAAAACTATAA
- a CDS encoding phage head-tail joining protein, translating to MAFTQQDLDAINKAIARGERVIQYADRRVEYRNISELIAARHLAISDLSVQAGHAKTRQHRMFHAGKGI from the coding sequence ATGGCATTTACTCAGCAAGATCTGGACGCAATCAATAAAGCCATCGCCCGGGGCGAGCGGGTGATTCAGTACGCAGACCGCCGGGTTGAATACCGCAATATTTCTGAGCTGATTGCGGCGAGGCATCTCGCGATCAGTGATCTGTCAGTACAAGCGGGCCATGCTAAAACGCGTCAGCACCGGATGTTTCATGCCGGAAAGGGGATCTGA
- a CDS encoding phage tail assembly protein translates to MQEMIKLSTAIKLNDVLVNQLQLREPTVGDQLDVQVLGKSDAEREQLMFARLCDCAPNDLRQLTLRDYKKLQDAYFRLLSDDREP, encoded by the coding sequence ATGCAAGAAATGATTAAGTTAAGCACCGCCATTAAATTAAACGATGTGCTGGTGAATCAGCTGCAGCTACGTGAGCCGACGGTGGGCGATCAACTCGATGTGCAGGTCTTGGGCAAAAGCGATGCGGAGCGGGAACAGCTGATGTTTGCGCGGCTGTGCGATTGTGCGCCCAATGATCTGCGGCAGCTGACCTTGCGCGATTACAAAAAGCTGCAGGACGCTTATTTTCGTTTACTTAGCGATGATAGGGAGCCATGA